In one window of Ovis aries strain OAR_USU_Benz2616 breed Rambouillet chromosome 3, ARS-UI_Ramb_v3.0, whole genome shotgun sequence DNA:
- the ATP23 gene encoding mitochondrial inner membrane protease ATP23 homolog isoform X2, whose translation MIDPYVKLLLDAMKHSGCAVNKDRHFSCEDCNGNVSGGFDASVSQIVLCQNNIRNQAHMNRVVTHELIHAFDHCRAHVNWFTNVRHLACSEVRAANLSGDCSLLNEIFRLHFGLKQHHQTCVRDRAIRSILAVRNISKEVAQKAVDEVFESCFNDHEPFGRIPHNKTYAKYAHRDFQNRDRYYSNI comes from the exons atgatag ATCCATATGTCAAACTTCTACTTGATGCCATGAAGCATTCAGGTTg TGCTGTTAACAAAGACAGACACTTTTCTTGTGAAGATTGTAATGGAAATGTCAGTGGAGGTTTTGACGCTTCAGTGTCTCAG ATTGTTCTGTGCCAGAATAATATCCGTAATCAGGCCCATATGAACAGAGTGGTCACCCACGAGCTCATTCACGCGTTTGATCATTGTCGTGCTCACGTCAATTGGTTCACCAATGTCAGACATTTGGCCTGCTCTGAG GTTCGAGCTGCTAACCTGAGTGGAGACTGCtcacttttaaatgaaatattcaggTTGCATTTTGGATTAAAACAACACCATCAG ACTTGTGTGCGAGACAGAGCCATTCGTTCTATCCTGGCTGTTAGGAACATTAGCAAAGAAGTAGCTCAGAAAGCTGTTGATGAAGTTTTTGAGTCTTGTTTCAATGACCATGAACCTTTTGGAAGGATCCCTCATAATAAGACCTATGCAAAATATGCTCATAGAGACTTTCAAAACCGGGATCGATACTACTCAAATATATGA
- the ATP23 gene encoding mitochondrial inner membrane protease ATP23 homolog isoform X4, producing the protein MNRVVTHELIHAFDHCRAHVNWFTNVRHLACSEVRAANLSGDCSLLNEIFRLHFGLKQHHQTCVRDRAIRSILAVRNISKEVAQKAVDEVFESCFNDHEPFGRIPHNKTYAKYAHRDFQNRDRYYSNI; encoded by the exons ATGAACAGAGTGGTCACCCACGAGCTCATTCACGCGTTTGATCATTGTCGTGCTCACGTCAATTGGTTCACCAATGTCAGACATTTGGCCTGCTCTGAG GTTCGAGCTGCTAACCTGAGTGGAGACTGCtcacttttaaatgaaatattcaggTTGCATTTTGGATTAAAACAACACCATCAG ACTTGTGTGCGAGACAGAGCCATTCGTTCTATCCTGGCTGTTAGGAACATTAGCAAAGAAGTAGCTCAGAAAGCTGTTGATGAAGTTTTTGAGTCTTGTTTCAATGACCATGAACCTTTTGGAAGGATCCCTCATAATAAGACCTATGCAAAATATGCTCATAGAGACTTTCAAAACCGGGATCGATACTACTCAAATATATGA
- the ATP23 gene encoding mitochondrial inner membrane protease ATP23 homolog isoform X1, with protein MAEAPDEREPGSVAGEQLQQQHVGCQVFSERLAQGKPQQAFLSSFFTNNQKCQLMLLKTLATNPYVKLLLDAMKHSGCAVNKDRHFSCEDCNGNVSGGFDASVSQIVLCQNNIRNQAHMNRVVTHELIHAFDHCRAHVNWFTNVRHLACSEVRAANLSGDCSLLNEIFRLHFGLKQHHQTCVRDRAIRSILAVRNISKEVAQKAVDEVFESCFNDHEPFGRIPHNKTYAKYAHRDFQNRDRYYSNI; from the exons ATGGCAGAAGCTCCGGATGAGCGCGAGCCGGGCTCCGTGGCAGgggagcagctgcagcagcaacaCGTCGGGTGCCAAGTCTTCTCCGAGCGGCTGGCTCAGGGGAAGCCACAGCAAGCGTTCCTCTCCAGTTTCTTCACCAACAACCAGAAGTGCCAGCTTATGCTCTTAAAGACGTTGGCCACAA ATCCATATGTCAAACTTCTACTTGATGCCATGAAGCATTCAGGTTg TGCTGTTAACAAAGACAGACACTTTTCTTGTGAAGATTGTAATGGAAATGTCAGTGGAGGTTTTGACGCTTCAGTGTCTCAG ATTGTTCTGTGCCAGAATAATATCCGTAATCAGGCCCATATGAACAGAGTGGTCACCCACGAGCTCATTCACGCGTTTGATCATTGTCGTGCTCACGTCAATTGGTTCACCAATGTCAGACATTTGGCCTGCTCTGAG GTTCGAGCTGCTAACCTGAGTGGAGACTGCtcacttttaaatgaaatattcaggTTGCATTTTGGATTAAAACAACACCATCAG ACTTGTGTGCGAGACAGAGCCATTCGTTCTATCCTGGCTGTTAGGAACATTAGCAAAGAAGTAGCTCAGAAAGCTGTTGATGAAGTTTTTGAGTCTTGTTTCAATGACCATGAACCTTTTGGAAGGATCCCTCATAATAAGACCTATGCAAAATATGCTCATAGAGACTTTCAAAACCGGGATCGATACTACTCAAATATATGA
- the ATP23 gene encoding mitochondrial inner membrane protease ATP23 homolog isoform X3, whose amino-acid sequence MKHSGCAVNKDRHFSCEDCNGNVSGGFDASVSQIVLCQNNIRNQAHMNRVVTHELIHAFDHCRAHVNWFTNVRHLACSEVRAANLSGDCSLLNEIFRLHFGLKQHHQTCVRDRAIRSILAVRNISKEVAQKAVDEVFESCFNDHEPFGRIPHNKTYAKYAHRDFQNRDRYYSNI is encoded by the exons ATGAAGCATTCAGGTTg TGCTGTTAACAAAGACAGACACTTTTCTTGTGAAGATTGTAATGGAAATGTCAGTGGAGGTTTTGACGCTTCAGTGTCTCAG ATTGTTCTGTGCCAGAATAATATCCGTAATCAGGCCCATATGAACAGAGTGGTCACCCACGAGCTCATTCACGCGTTTGATCATTGTCGTGCTCACGTCAATTGGTTCACCAATGTCAGACATTTGGCCTGCTCTGAG GTTCGAGCTGCTAACCTGAGTGGAGACTGCtcacttttaaatgaaatattcaggTTGCATTTTGGATTAAAACAACACCATCAG ACTTGTGTGCGAGACAGAGCCATTCGTTCTATCCTGGCTGTTAGGAACATTAGCAAAGAAGTAGCTCAGAAAGCTGTTGATGAAGTTTTTGAGTCTTGTTTCAATGACCATGAACCTTTTGGAAGGATCCCTCATAATAAGACCTATGCAAAATATGCTCATAGAGACTTTCAAAACCGGGATCGATACTACTCAAATATATGA